A single genomic interval of Streptomyces graminofaciens harbors:
- a CDS encoding RICIN domain-containing protein — MRRIAQTIRLRPERRREYLDLHATVPPGVEAALLRAHVRNYSIFLRGDVLFAYFEYHGEDFDADMATIGADPVSREWWKLTGPCQEPWPDRGTGGQWSDLPEIWHLGESGPDGPADSAEASPGPRSTAPCATSRPRKENTLMRPARFVIGMLQTLLVASFVVLPAQSAYAADVNFYVDPTGGSDSNSGTSTASAFKTIEKARNAVRTVNSAMSGDIVVNLRGGTYPLTSTVDFTTADSGTNGHSVIYKAYGSETPVVTSAKTITGWTSASNGQYKASVGAIDFRQLYVNGVRATRARYPDVGSNFQLQASDKTAKTLKVLSSQIAGWDHFDRVEMVLQLQWAENYLRLKSYTNSGGMAALSIQDHEAGILFQRPFPLLSNGSPLHFENAREFLTEPGEFYLDKDAQTLYYLPRPGETMTSATVQVPTLQTLFDVKGDSLGSPVHNLRFSGITFTQTNWTEASDNGLLNGQGGNYNISADPTNKQYVNRPPAGVYAANADNLSFTGNTFTKMGSTALDLHHGVHDSAVTGNVVQDISGNGIMVGKFSDPDVEYHTVYNPPASPAGEDAREVVSGVTVTNNLITHTGQDYYGTAGINAGFVHGTTIDHNDISDSPWAAISLGWGWQSAANALGDNSISYNRIANVETMLCDTSGIYHLSNDPGTVINNNYIHDVVRTPTACSSGVGGIYLDEGSSNMTVANNVLSNNTDFIIRNANGPNVTLSNNTTTGTAVMQASGLQSAYRGLLAKINLAYGKTATASSVFNSGWAPPKANDNDPATGWSPTGSDTSAWWQVDLDSAYQLGQFSFTTRQDIDQPETRSNFEIRGSNDPSFADYTVLGRQDAATLPYTSTLTAKIDARQKFRYVRVAKTDGAYFYIDDFSVQQAGTALENSGTTPSFNASTYYTIKNVNSGLLADVYQAATTDNANVIQWQSNSGTNQQWNIVRVSGNLYKIVNRNSGKVLDVANGSRAKGAALIQYTYNGGNNQLWYFESTSSGYVIRNFKSKQALEASGGSTANGAALDQWTPLNQSNQLWTIQ; from the coding sequence GTGAGGCGCATCGCCCAGACCATCAGACTCCGGCCCGAACGCCGGCGTGAGTACCTCGACCTGCACGCCACCGTCCCACCCGGCGTCGAGGCCGCGCTTCTGCGGGCCCACGTCCGCAACTACAGCATCTTCCTGCGCGGGGATGTCCTCTTCGCCTACTTCGAGTACCACGGCGAGGACTTCGACGCCGACATGGCGACCATCGGGGCCGATCCCGTTTCCCGCGAGTGGTGGAAGCTCACCGGCCCGTGCCAGGAACCGTGGCCCGATCGGGGCACCGGGGGCCAGTGGTCGGACCTGCCCGAGATCTGGCATCTCGGCGAGTCCGGCCCAGACGGCCCCGCTGACAGCGCAGAGGCATCCCCGGGGCCGCGGTCCACCGCCCCCTGTGCGACCTCGCGACCAAGAAAGGAGAACACCTTGATGAGACCCGCACGGTTTGTCATAGGAATGCTTCAGACGTTGCTGGTGGCATCGTTCGTGGTGCTGCCCGCGCAGTCGGCGTACGCGGCCGATGTCAACTTCTACGTCGATCCCACAGGCGGCAGCGACAGCAACTCGGGAACCAGTACGGCATCGGCCTTCAAGACGATCGAGAAGGCCCGCAACGCGGTCCGGACGGTCAACTCGGCCATGTCCGGTGACATCGTCGTGAACCTGCGCGGCGGTACCTACCCGCTCACCTCCACGGTCGACTTCACGACCGCGGACTCGGGCACCAACGGCCACTCCGTCATCTACAAGGCCTACGGCTCGGAAACACCGGTCGTCACCAGCGCCAAGACGATCACCGGCTGGACCTCGGCGAGCAACGGCCAGTACAAGGCCTCGGTCGGCGCCATCGACTTCCGCCAGCTGTACGTCAATGGTGTGCGCGCCACCCGCGCCCGCTACCCGGACGTCGGCTCGAACTTCCAGCTCCAGGCCAGCGACAAGACGGCCAAGACCCTGAAGGTCCTCAGCTCCCAGATCGCGGGCTGGGACCACTTCGACCGAGTCGAGATGGTGCTGCAACTGCAGTGGGCCGAGAACTACCTGCGGCTGAAGTCGTACACCAACAGCGGTGGCATGGCGGCCCTCTCGATCCAGGACCACGAGGCCGGCATCCTCTTCCAGCGACCGTTCCCGCTGCTGTCCAACGGCTCTCCCCTGCACTTCGAGAACGCCCGTGAATTCCTCACCGAGCCCGGTGAGTTCTACCTCGACAAGGACGCGCAGACGCTCTACTACCTCCCCCGGCCGGGGGAGACCATGACGTCGGCCACCGTGCAGGTCCCGACACTGCAGACCCTCTTCGACGTCAAGGGCGACAGCCTCGGCTCTCCTGTCCACAACCTGCGGTTCTCCGGCATCACCTTCACCCAGACCAACTGGACCGAGGCGAGCGACAACGGCCTGCTCAACGGCCAGGGCGGCAACTACAACATCTCCGCCGATCCCACCAACAAGCAGTACGTCAACCGCCCGCCGGCCGGTGTCTACGCCGCGAACGCCGACAACCTGTCCTTCACCGGCAACACCTTCACCAAGATGGGCTCGACCGCCCTGGACCTGCACCACGGCGTCCACGACTCCGCCGTGACCGGCAATGTCGTCCAGGACATCTCGGGCAACGGGATCATGGTGGGCAAGTTCTCGGATCCCGACGTCGAGTACCACACCGTGTACAACCCGCCCGCCTCACCCGCGGGCGAGGACGCACGCGAGGTCGTCAGCGGTGTCACCGTCACCAACAACCTGATCACCCACACCGGTCAGGACTACTACGGCACCGCAGGCATCAACGCGGGCTTCGTGCACGGCACCACCATCGACCACAACGACATCTCCGACTCCCCGTGGGCCGCGATCTCCCTGGGCTGGGGCTGGCAGTCGGCCGCCAACGCGCTGGGTGACAACTCCATCAGCTACAACCGCATCGCCAACGTCGAAACGATGCTGTGCGACACGTCGGGCATCTACCACCTCTCCAACGACCCCGGCACGGTGATCAACAACAATTACATCCACGATGTGGTTCGCACACCCACCGCGTGCTCCTCGGGCGTGGGCGGCATCTATCTCGACGAGGGCTCGAGCAACATGACCGTTGCGAACAACGTCCTGTCGAACAACACCGACTTCATCATCCGCAACGCCAACGGCCCCAACGTCACCCTCTCCAACAACACGACCACCGGAACCGCGGTGATGCAGGCCTCGGGTCTGCAGTCGGCCTACCGCGGACTGCTGGCGAAGATCAATCTCGCCTACGGCAAGACGGCCACCGCGTCCTCCGTCTTCAACTCCGGCTGGGCGCCGCCCAAGGCCAATGACAACGACCCGGCGACCGGCTGGTCCCCCACCGGTAGCGACACCTCGGCCTGGTGGCAGGTCGACCTCGACAGCGCGTACCAACTCGGCCAGTTCTCCTTCACCACCCGCCAGGACATCGACCAGCCGGAAACCCGCAGCAACTTCGAGATACGAGGCTCAAACGACCCCAGCTTCGCCGACTACACGGTGCTGGGACGCCAGGACGCCGCGACCCTCCCGTACACCTCGACGCTGACGGCCAAGATCGACGCACGACAGAAGTTCCGGTACGTGCGGGTCGCCAAGACCGACGGCGCCTACTTCTACATCGACGACTTCAGCGTGCAGCAGGCCGGCACCGCGCTGGAGAACTCGGGCACCACACCGTCCTTCAACGCGTCGACTTACTACACGATCAAGAACGTCAACAGCGGTCTGCTGGCCGACGTCTACCAGGCTGCGACCACGGACAACGCCAACGTGATCCAGTGGCAGAGCAACTCGGGCACCAACCAGCAGTGGAACATCGTGCGGGTCAGCGGCAACCTCTACAAGATCGTCAACCGCAACAGCGGCAAGGTCCTGGATGTCGCCAACGGCTCCCGTGCCAAGGGCGCGGCGCTCATCCAGTACACCTACAACGGTGGCAACAACCAGCTCTGGTACTTCGAGTCGACCAGCAGCGGATACGTCATCCGCAACTTCAAGAGCAAGCAGGCCTTGGAGGCCTCGGGCGGCTCGACCGCCAACGGGGCAGCGCTCGACCAGTGGACACCGCTGAACCAGAGCAACCAGCTCTGGACGATCCAGTGA
- a CDS encoding transposase family protein, whose product MLKELAPRWQAARESALHERRGGDRRRAAGAGPKQRLVFVDRLLVTLVHLRLGIPHAALAELYAVDRSTVSGAIREVRPLLAARGFAVPDRPGVRLRTLEDLFAYAGTEGVDLRIDGTEVQVRRPRAHRSGRKAFVSGKKKQNTIKTTTFSDPQGRTLFSGVVRPGRMHDQTAVRTEGIAEQFLRHPKVKAVVDEGYRGLANEFPGQVSAPPKKPKDDAPLGEHHAWREQRRRQSSARICVEHTNAEYKQWRPLQRFTGRRETYAETHLAIATLVSDRSARRATRRKASTELVLARQAAC is encoded by the coding sequence TTGCTCAAAGAACTCGCGCCCCGATGGCAGGCCGCGCGGGAGTCGGCGCTACACGAGCGGCGTGGCGGAGACCGGAGACGGGCGGCCGGCGCCGGGCCCAAGCAGCGCCTGGTCTTCGTCGACCGACTTCTGGTCACGCTGGTCCACCTGCGGCTTGGGATCCCGCACGCCGCTCTAGCCGAGTTGTACGCAGTGGACCGCTCCACCGTCTCCGGAGCGATTCGCGAGGTCCGCCCGCTGCTGGCGGCCCGCGGCTTCGCCGTCCCGGACCGGCCGGGGGTGCGGCTGCGCACGCTGGAGGACCTGTTCGCCTACGCCGGCACGGAGGGCGTTGACCTGCGCATCGACGGCACCGAAGTGCAGGTCCGCCGCCCCCGCGCCCACCGCTCCGGCCGCAAGGCGTTCGTCTCCGGCAAGAAGAAGCAGAACACCATCAAGACCACCACCTTCAGTGACCCGCAGGGTCGCACCCTGTTCAGCGGCGTGGTCCGGCCGGGCCGCATGCACGACCAGACCGCCGTGCGCACCGAGGGCATCGCCGAGCAGTTCCTCCGGCACCCCAAGGTCAAGGCTGTAGTCGACGAGGGCTACCGGGGCCTGGCCAACGAGTTCCCCGGCCAGGTCAGTGCCCCGCCGAAGAAGCCGAAGGACGACGCGCCGCTGGGCGAGCACCACGCCTGGCGCGAGCAGCGACGCCGCCAGTCCTCCGCGCGGATCTGTGTGGAGCACACCAATGCCGAGTACAAGCAGTGGCGGCCCCTGCAGCGGTTCACCGGCCGCCGCGAGACCTACGCCGAGACTCACCTCGCGATCGCCACCCTGGTCTCTGACCGCTCCGCCCGGCGGGCGACCCGCCGCAAGGCGAGCACTGAGCTGGTGCTCGCCCGGCAGGCCGCCTGCTGA